One Carassius auratus strain Wakin chromosome 3, ASM336829v1, whole genome shotgun sequence genomic region harbors:
- the LOC113053571 gene encoding Fc receptor-like protein 5 isoform X2, protein MELSQLTLVLLLISNINFGHTEDFSKPTVTVEPQSSVFTGDSVTLRCELGQTLVGWEFLWIKDTRSELTEASTKKIDSVKVSDGGEYRCRARRVGQYTNYSEPVTVTIYERPKAKLTIEPAQHVFRRETVTLRCDTYSEGITSWQYSWYKNGSVSVFSELQEHTFSPVTESDAGQYFCYGAERGGSRRSQYSDAVTLTVSELRAVLSVSPQKWLTEGDPVTLICEVNNFSADWTFTWYTVTISSDYSSHNYQMLSDSSRGAGGNYTVSSAALKHTGVYVCRAERIKPAYYTTYSNTQPVWVTAVTSSSGCSPRVSLIISPSRTQHFTSVSLSLSCEDQSNSERWRVRRYTESWGLQDCSSSVWGSQSGSTCTIRSTITSDTGLYWCQSESGENSHPVNITVHFFVILESPVHPLTEGDTLTLRCLYQHSTLQNLRADFYKDGSLIQNQTTEMIISTVSKSHEGFYYCKHSERGESPKSWISVRGVSNECCCILSPSESQISVLHTLSSVLAVCPYLLVTVVLIFKCYRMRGTS, encoded by the exons ATGGAGCTCAGTCAACTTACTCTTGTGCTCT tGCTGATTTCAAACATTAATTTCGGACACACTGAAG ATTTTTCCAAACCAACTGTGACTGTTGAGCCACAGAGTTCAGTGTTCACTGGAGACTCGGTTACTCTGAGATGTGAACTGGGTCAAACTTTGGTTGGTTGGGAGTTTCTCTGGATAAAAGACACAAGAAGTGAATTGACTGAAGCTTCAACTAAAAAAATTGATTCAGTGAAAGTCTCTGATGGAGGAGAGTACAGGTGCAGAGCACGAAGAGTGGGACAATACACAAATTACAGTGAACCAGTAACTGTGACTATATATG AAAGACCAAAAGCCAAATTGACCATTGAACCTGCTCAACATGTATTCAGAAGAGAAACGGTGACTCTCAGATGTGACACATATTCGGAAGGAATCACTAGCTGGCAGTACAGCTGGTATAAAAACGGTTCAGTCAGTGTTTTCAGtgaactacaggaacacacatTCAGTCCTGTTACTGAGTCTGATGCTGGTCAATACTTCTGTtatggagcagagagaggaggatCACGCAGATCACAATACAGTGATGCTGTTACGctgacagtatcag AACTCAGAGCAGTTTTAAGTGTTTCTCCACAAAAGTGGTTGACTGAAGGAGATCCAGTAACTCTGATCTGTGAGGTTAACAACTTTTCTGCAGACTGGACATTTACCTGGTACACTGTAACCATTTCATCTG ACTACAGCAGTCATAATTATCagatgctctcagacagcagcagaggagctggaggaaaCTACACAGTCAGTTCTGCTGCTCTAAAACACACAGGAGTTTATGTGTGCAGAGCAGAGAGAATAAAACCAGCTTATTATACAACCTACAGCAACACACAGCCAGTATGGGTCACTG CTGTAACTTCTTCCTCAGGTTGTTCTCCTCGAGTCTCTCTGATCATCAGTCCCAGCAGAACTCAACACttcacatctgtctctctctctctgagctgtgagGACCAGAGTAATTCTGAAAGATGGAGAGTGAGAAGATACACAGAGAGTTGGGGGCTGCAAGATTGTTCATCATCAGTGTGGGGATCACAGTCAGGATCTACCTGTACAATCAGATCCACCATCACATCAGACACTGGATTGTACTGGTGTCAGTCTGAATCTGGAGAGAACAGTCAtcctgttaatatcactgtacaCT TTTTTGTGATTCTGGAGAGTCCTGTTCATCCTTTGACTGAAGGAGATACTCTGACTCTACGCTGTTTATATCAACATTCAACTCTACAAAACCTCAGAGCTGATTTCTATAAAGATGGATCACTCATCCAGAATCAAACTACAGAGATGATCATCTCTACTGTCTCAAAGTCACATGAGGGTTTCTACTACTGCAAACACTCAGAGAGAGGAGAGTCACCCAAGAGCTGGATCTCAGTTAGAGGAGTCTCAAATGAATGCTGCTGTATAT tGTCTCCTTCAGAATCTCAGATCTCGGTCCTCCACACACTCAGTTCTGTTCTGGCAGTTTGTCCATATCTGCTAGTAACAGTTGTGCTGATTTTCAAATGCTACAGAATGAGAG GTACATCTTGA
- the LOC113053571 gene encoding Fc receptor-like protein 5 isoform X1, whose protein sequence is MELSQLTLVLLLISNINFGHTEDFSKPTVTVEPQSSVFTGDSVTLRCELGQTLVGWEFLWIKDTRSELTEASTKKIDSVKVSDGGEYRCRARRVGQYTNYSEPVTVTIYERPKAKLTIEPAQHVFRRETVTLRCDTYSEGITSWQYSWYKNGSVSVFSELQEHTFSPVTESDAGQYFCYGAERGGSRRSQYSDAVTLTVSELRAVLSVSPQKWLTEGDPVTLICEVNNFSADWTFTWYTVTISSDYSSHNYQMLSDSSRGAGGNYTVSSAALKHTGVYVCRAERIKPAYYTTYSNTQPVWVTAVTSSSGCSPRVSLIISPSRTQHFTSVSLSLSCEDQSNSERWRVRRYTESWGLQDCSSSVWGSQSGSTCTIRSTITSDTGLYWCQSESGENSHPVNITVHFFVILESPVHPLTEGDTLTLRCLYQHSTLQNLRADFYKDGSLIQNQTTEMIISTVSKSHEGFYYCKHSERGESPKSWISVRGVSNECCCILSPSESQISVLHTLSSVLAVCPYLLVTVVLIFKCYRMRGETSD, encoded by the exons ATGGAGCTCAGTCAACTTACTCTTGTGCTCT tGCTGATTTCAAACATTAATTTCGGACACACTGAAG ATTTTTCCAAACCAACTGTGACTGTTGAGCCACAGAGTTCAGTGTTCACTGGAGACTCGGTTACTCTGAGATGTGAACTGGGTCAAACTTTGGTTGGTTGGGAGTTTCTCTGGATAAAAGACACAAGAAGTGAATTGACTGAAGCTTCAACTAAAAAAATTGATTCAGTGAAAGTCTCTGATGGAGGAGAGTACAGGTGCAGAGCACGAAGAGTGGGACAATACACAAATTACAGTGAACCAGTAACTGTGACTATATATG AAAGACCAAAAGCCAAATTGACCATTGAACCTGCTCAACATGTATTCAGAAGAGAAACGGTGACTCTCAGATGTGACACATATTCGGAAGGAATCACTAGCTGGCAGTACAGCTGGTATAAAAACGGTTCAGTCAGTGTTTTCAGtgaactacaggaacacacatTCAGTCCTGTTACTGAGTCTGATGCTGGTCAATACTTCTGTtatggagcagagagaggaggatCACGCAGATCACAATACAGTGATGCTGTTACGctgacagtatcag AACTCAGAGCAGTTTTAAGTGTTTCTCCACAAAAGTGGTTGACTGAAGGAGATCCAGTAACTCTGATCTGTGAGGTTAACAACTTTTCTGCAGACTGGACATTTACCTGGTACACTGTAACCATTTCATCTG ACTACAGCAGTCATAATTATCagatgctctcagacagcagcagaggagctggaggaaaCTACACAGTCAGTTCTGCTGCTCTAAAACACACAGGAGTTTATGTGTGCAGAGCAGAGAGAATAAAACCAGCTTATTATACAACCTACAGCAACACACAGCCAGTATGGGTCACTG CTGTAACTTCTTCCTCAGGTTGTTCTCCTCGAGTCTCTCTGATCATCAGTCCCAGCAGAACTCAACACttcacatctgtctctctctctctgagctgtgagGACCAGAGTAATTCTGAAAGATGGAGAGTGAGAAGATACACAGAGAGTTGGGGGCTGCAAGATTGTTCATCATCAGTGTGGGGATCACAGTCAGGATCTACCTGTACAATCAGATCCACCATCACATCAGACACTGGATTGTACTGGTGTCAGTCTGAATCTGGAGAGAACAGTCAtcctgttaatatcactgtacaCT TTTTTGTGATTCTGGAGAGTCCTGTTCATCCTTTGACTGAAGGAGATACTCTGACTCTACGCTGTTTATATCAACATTCAACTCTACAAAACCTCAGAGCTGATTTCTATAAAGATGGATCACTCATCCAGAATCAAACTACAGAGATGATCATCTCTACTGTCTCAAAGTCACATGAGGGTTTCTACTACTGCAAACACTCAGAGAGAGGAGAGTCACCCAAGAGCTGGATCTCAGTTAGAGGAGTCTCAAATGAATGCTGCTGTATAT tGTCTCCTTCAGAATCTCAGATCTCGGTCCTCCACACACTCAGTTCTGTTCTGGCAGTTTGTCCATATCTGCTAGTAACAGTTGTGCTGATTTTCAAATGCTACAGAATGAGAGGTGAAACATCTGACTGA
- the LOC113053571 gene encoding Fc receptor-like protein 5 isoform X3: MELSQLTLVLLLISNINFGHTEDFSKPTVTVEPQSSVFTGDSVTLRCELGQTLVGWEFLWIKDTRSELTEASTKKIDSVKVSDGGEYRCRARRVGQYTNYSEPVTVTIYERPKAKLTIEPAQHVFRRETVTLRCDTYSEGITSWQYSWYKNGSVSVFSELQEHTFSPVTESDAGQYFCYGAERGGSRRSQYSDAVTLTVSELRAVLSVSPQKWLTEGDPVTLICEVNNFSADWTFTWYTVTISSDYSSHNYQMLSDSSRGAGGNYTVSSAALKHTGVYVCRAERIKPAYYTTYSNTQPVWVTGCSPRVSLIISPSRTQHFTSVSLSLSCEDQSNSERWRVRRYTESWGLQDCSSSVWGSQSGSTCTIRSTITSDTGLYWCQSESGENSHPVNITVHFFVILESPVHPLTEGDTLTLRCLYQHSTLQNLRADFYKDGSLIQNQTTEMIISTVSKSHEGFYYCKHSERGESPKSWISVRGVSNECCCILSPSESQISVLHTLSSVLAVCPYLLVTVVLIFKCYRMRGETSD, from the exons ATGGAGCTCAGTCAACTTACTCTTGTGCTCT tGCTGATTTCAAACATTAATTTCGGACACACTGAAG ATTTTTCCAAACCAACTGTGACTGTTGAGCCACAGAGTTCAGTGTTCACTGGAGACTCGGTTACTCTGAGATGTGAACTGGGTCAAACTTTGGTTGGTTGGGAGTTTCTCTGGATAAAAGACACAAGAAGTGAATTGACTGAAGCTTCAACTAAAAAAATTGATTCAGTGAAAGTCTCTGATGGAGGAGAGTACAGGTGCAGAGCACGAAGAGTGGGACAATACACAAATTACAGTGAACCAGTAACTGTGACTATATATG AAAGACCAAAAGCCAAATTGACCATTGAACCTGCTCAACATGTATTCAGAAGAGAAACGGTGACTCTCAGATGTGACACATATTCGGAAGGAATCACTAGCTGGCAGTACAGCTGGTATAAAAACGGTTCAGTCAGTGTTTTCAGtgaactacaggaacacacatTCAGTCCTGTTACTGAGTCTGATGCTGGTCAATACTTCTGTtatggagcagagagaggaggatCACGCAGATCACAATACAGTGATGCTGTTACGctgacagtatcag AACTCAGAGCAGTTTTAAGTGTTTCTCCACAAAAGTGGTTGACTGAAGGAGATCCAGTAACTCTGATCTGTGAGGTTAACAACTTTTCTGCAGACTGGACATTTACCTGGTACACTGTAACCATTTCATCTG ACTACAGCAGTCATAATTATCagatgctctcagacagcagcagaggagctggaggaaaCTACACAGTCAGTTCTGCTGCTCTAAAACACACAGGAGTTTATGTGTGCAGAGCAGAGAGAATAAAACCAGCTTATTATACAACCTACAGCAACACACAGCCAGTATGGGTCACTG GTTGTTCTCCTCGAGTCTCTCTGATCATCAGTCCCAGCAGAACTCAACACttcacatctgtctctctctctctgagctgtgagGACCAGAGTAATTCTGAAAGATGGAGAGTGAGAAGATACACAGAGAGTTGGGGGCTGCAAGATTGTTCATCATCAGTGTGGGGATCACAGTCAGGATCTACCTGTACAATCAGATCCACCATCACATCAGACACTGGATTGTACTGGTGTCAGTCTGAATCTGGAGAGAACAGTCAtcctgttaatatcactgtacaCT TTTTTGTGATTCTGGAGAGTCCTGTTCATCCTTTGACTGAAGGAGATACTCTGACTCTACGCTGTTTATATCAACATTCAACTCTACAAAACCTCAGAGCTGATTTCTATAAAGATGGATCACTCATCCAGAATCAAACTACAGAGATGATCATCTCTACTGTCTCAAAGTCACATGAGGGTTTCTACTACTGCAAACACTCAGAGAGAGGAGAGTCACCCAAGAGCTGGATCTCAGTTAGAGGAGTCTCAAATGAATGCTGCTGTATAT tGTCTCCTTCAGAATCTCAGATCTCGGTCCTCCACACACTCAGTTCTGTTCTGGCAGTTTGTCCATATCTGCTAGTAACAGTTGTGCTGATTTTCAAATGCTACAGAATGAGAGGTGAAACATCTGACTGA
- the LOC113053571 gene encoding sialoadhesin-like isoform X4, with translation MELSQLTLVLYFSKPTVTVEPQSSVFTGDSVTLRCELGQTLVGWEFLWIKDTRSELTEASTKKIDSVKVSDGGEYRCRARRVGQYTNYSEPVTVTIYERPKAKLTIEPAQHVFRRETVTLRCDTYSEGITSWQYSWYKNGSVSVFSELQEHTFSPVTESDAGQYFCYGAERGGSRRSQYSDAVTLTVSELRAVLSVSPQKWLTEGDPVTLICEVNNFSADWTFTWYTVTISSDYSSHNYQMLSDSSRGAGGNYTVSSAALKHTGVYVCRAERIKPAYYTTYSNTQPVWVTAVTSSSGCSPRVSLIISPSRTQHFTSVSLSLSCEDQSNSERWRVRRYTESWGLQDCSSSVWGSQSGSTCTIRSTITSDTGLYWCQSESGENSHPVNITVHFFVILESPVHPLTEGDTLTLRCLYQHSTLQNLRADFYKDGSLIQNQTTEMIISTVSKSHEGFYYCKHSERGESPKSWISVRGVSNECCCILSPSESQISVLHTLSSVLAVCPYLLVTVVLIFKCYRMRGETSD, from the exons ATGGAGCTCAGTCAACTTACTCTTGTGCTCT ATTTTTCCAAACCAACTGTGACTGTTGAGCCACAGAGTTCAGTGTTCACTGGAGACTCGGTTACTCTGAGATGTGAACTGGGTCAAACTTTGGTTGGTTGGGAGTTTCTCTGGATAAAAGACACAAGAAGTGAATTGACTGAAGCTTCAACTAAAAAAATTGATTCAGTGAAAGTCTCTGATGGAGGAGAGTACAGGTGCAGAGCACGAAGAGTGGGACAATACACAAATTACAGTGAACCAGTAACTGTGACTATATATG AAAGACCAAAAGCCAAATTGACCATTGAACCTGCTCAACATGTATTCAGAAGAGAAACGGTGACTCTCAGATGTGACACATATTCGGAAGGAATCACTAGCTGGCAGTACAGCTGGTATAAAAACGGTTCAGTCAGTGTTTTCAGtgaactacaggaacacacatTCAGTCCTGTTACTGAGTCTGATGCTGGTCAATACTTCTGTtatggagcagagagaggaggatCACGCAGATCACAATACAGTGATGCTGTTACGctgacagtatcag AACTCAGAGCAGTTTTAAGTGTTTCTCCACAAAAGTGGTTGACTGAAGGAGATCCAGTAACTCTGATCTGTGAGGTTAACAACTTTTCTGCAGACTGGACATTTACCTGGTACACTGTAACCATTTCATCTG ACTACAGCAGTCATAATTATCagatgctctcagacagcagcagaggagctggaggaaaCTACACAGTCAGTTCTGCTGCTCTAAAACACACAGGAGTTTATGTGTGCAGAGCAGAGAGAATAAAACCAGCTTATTATACAACCTACAGCAACACACAGCCAGTATGGGTCACTG CTGTAACTTCTTCCTCAGGTTGTTCTCCTCGAGTCTCTCTGATCATCAGTCCCAGCAGAACTCAACACttcacatctgtctctctctctctgagctgtgagGACCAGAGTAATTCTGAAAGATGGAGAGTGAGAAGATACACAGAGAGTTGGGGGCTGCAAGATTGTTCATCATCAGTGTGGGGATCACAGTCAGGATCTACCTGTACAATCAGATCCACCATCACATCAGACACTGGATTGTACTGGTGTCAGTCTGAATCTGGAGAGAACAGTCAtcctgttaatatcactgtacaCT TTTTTGTGATTCTGGAGAGTCCTGTTCATCCTTTGACTGAAGGAGATACTCTGACTCTACGCTGTTTATATCAACATTCAACTCTACAAAACCTCAGAGCTGATTTCTATAAAGATGGATCACTCATCCAGAATCAAACTACAGAGATGATCATCTCTACTGTCTCAAAGTCACATGAGGGTTTCTACTACTGCAAACACTCAGAGAGAGGAGAGTCACCCAAGAGCTGGATCTCAGTTAGAGGAGTCTCAAATGAATGCTGCTGTATAT tGTCTCCTTCAGAATCTCAGATCTCGGTCCTCCACACACTCAGTTCTGTTCTGGCAGTTTGTCCATATCTGCTAGTAACAGTTGTGCTGATTTTCAAATGCTACAGAATGAGAGGTGAAACATCTGACTGA